ATTTAGCTACATTCTGGACCGTGTTTCTGGAAAGTAGTAGCTAGCAAGCTGATTGGAGACtgtagcagccaatcagaattttagcatccaagtctgtgattggttggttgtGTGGCACATTTAAAACGGTGTACAGAGAGTTGAGCGGATCTGATCAAGAGCAAATGCAAacaactgagcgagaggggctgtcattgtgtgtgtatatggataatagcaaacactgaaatacatttcttgCATGCAGAAATGAAATTTTTTCGCTGAAATTAAACTTTTCTAAgatcaaaataattttctccacaaaatgcaacatttgagcttgcatttcttttttttactgcactCAGAATAGATGCACAGATGAAGTATGTCCCTCATAGAGCAAACCTGGGAATAAGATGAGATATAATAGTACAAATGATAAAATTTAGTGTGCCTGTTTATCCCAGGTTATTGTAAACAATTGTATTAACTGCTAACATGTTAATATCCTTACTTTGCGGAATGTGTaagacacatttttaatgtttctttgctTGTTAAAGCGATTAGCTAAAGGGGTTCTAGGATATTTTTCCACTTGCTTTATTGAGATTGCTTTATTGTAATTTGAGAATCACACAAATGTCTAATAGCATAACAATGATAGCATGAAGttgtgacatttaaaatccaaaaattGAGGGCCAGAAGCCACTGTGACACCATTGTTGTGCTCTATCAGTCATCTGTATTATATGAAAATGGTCTGTAAAGACAGCATGTTTCCTAGCAGAGTTATACATATCAACATGGTTATAAATTaaattttgttaaataaacactacattttttttaaatgaaattattgaCGAAAAATAACTGGACAGACAGAAGGTCAACAGACCTGATAATTTTTTCTATAGAAAGTTGGCACATGGCAGTGTCAATCTCTTGCTTTTTTTCTGAGTAAGATTTTATTTACTTGTAATTCAATCAAtaatttttaagttttttcCTGGCCTTTACCTGCTCCCTCTTATACTGATGTGGTGTATGTGGTATGCCTGTGCTTGCATGTGGTATGTGAACTGTCAtacttttttcaaaaaaaactgttttacgAGTTAAGTTttgtttactttacttttatgTCTTCTCCAGATCTGAATGTGGCAGTGTAAAGGTTGCAGTGCAAGGACCTCAACTAGGGGCCAATTACTTAAACATTATAGATTAAAACATCCAGATTATGGGCACTGGCGCCCATATCCTTGCCCATATATTAGTTGTCCATGCACATTTAAGTCATGGAATGCACTCAGGTCCCATTTTTGTAGGATTCATAACAGAGAGAAATCACAGAAAACATTGTCACTGGCCACATTCAGCTGCCATGTTTGTGGATTCTCTGAAGTTACCTCTGAAAAGGAGTATTTTAGTCACATAAATTTGCATCTGAAAGCAAATGAAACGGTCCCATGCGTGTTCAAGGGTTGTACAATTATGACAAACATCTATGGAACATTCAAATcacataaaaatagaaaacatctTGGTTATTCTTACAGTGACTTTAAAGGTGGAATAGTAACAGTAAGAGACCGTTTTAACAGGCCAGCTCCTGAAGGGGAACATGAAGACAGTGAAGTATTTGACGAAGGCCAGGTGGAAGTGCAAGACTTGTCTCAGACTGGGATCTCTAAAAGTGATGAGAGGATGATAGAAGAGAAATTTGCAGTGATGTTGCTTAAGCTGGAAAATGTACTCCATGTTCCAAGCAGTGCAGTGGATGAGTTTTTGCAGGACTTGCACTTCCTGATGAGTTCTGCATCCCTGACTGCAATAAATGCCATAGTTACAGATTTTTGTAcaaagcaaagtcatattaatcTTAATGTGAAAGAAATTGAGGATTTGGCCTCTGCAGTCTGCATCTCTAACCCTCTGACAAAAACACTTGGACATATGGGTACACTTGGAACTGCTTTTAAGCGGAAACAGTACTTCAGCAAAAAGTTCCATGTCGTTGAACCAATTGAATATATTTTGGATAAGGAGAGCAACCACACCTACCAATATATACCATTACTGCAGACCCTACAACAGCTCCTAACAAAGAATGGTATAGTAGATGACATAGTAGAAAACTACAATGCTCAATCCAAGGAAACTGAAAGTATGCAACAAGAATACAGATCATTTCAAGATGGAGAATTTTTCAAACAAAATCAGTTCCTGTCTGCTGATGAATTGAGAATTACCGTGATGCTTTACATTGATGATTTTGAAGTATGCAACCCTCTCGGTACTTCAAGAAAGAAGCACAAACTTTGTGCAGTGTACTGGATATTAAGCAACTTATCCCAAGACCAACACTCCTCTTTGTCATCCATCTACTTGGCAATACTGTGTAAAAGCAGCTACGTCAAGGAATATGGGTATGAAAAAGTGCTTGAACCTCTTTTGTGTGATTTGGCAGTCTTGGAGGAGCATGGGGTATTTGTCCCACAGAttggaaaaaatattaaaggcaTGGTACAGTGTGTAGCTGCAGACAATCTAGGTGCTCATGGGATTGCAGGTTTTGTGGAGAGCTTTTCAGGAGAGTATGTTTGTCGATTTTGCACAGGACGCTTCAGCGACTTTCagaccaaaccggtactttctGGAGAGTTTACTCTTCGATCCAAAGACCTGCACAAAGAACATGTCAAACATGCAGTAGAGAGTGGAAAGCATTGTGTTGGAGTAAAAAGGCCATGTGTGCTGACGGAAAATCTTTCTCATTTTCATGTGACAACTGGATATCCACCTGACATACTCCACGATCTTTTGGAAGGTGTTGTTCCAGTGGAACTTGCACAGTGTCTGGGTATGTTCATATCCAAAAAATACATCACTTTGGACTCTTTAAATAAAGTGATTGTCAGTTTTCCCTATAAGGGAAAAGATAAAACAAACCGTCCACATATTGTTCCACGAACATTGttaagaaaaaatacaataGGTGGCAATGCAGCGGAAAATTGGACTCCGTTAAGATTGCTGCCCTTCTTGATTGGAGATGTTATACCTGACGGTGATCCAGTGTGGGAAATCATTTTGGATTTAAAGGAGATAGTGGAACTTGCTGTTGCCCAGATCCATACAGAAGAATCAATTGGATATCTTCAGTTCAAAATTTCTGATCACAGACAGAAATATCAAGAAGCATTTCCCAACAAAAAACTTCTGCCAAAGCATCACTACTTGGAACATTACCCTCAGATGATCCGATGTTTTGGTCCTCTTGTTGGATTATGGACAATGCGATTTGAgggaaaacacagttttttcaaGGAAGTGGCTCATCATACCAAGTGTTTCAAGAATGTTGCTCTAACACTGTCAAGGAAACATCAAATGCTGATTGCCTATCACTTACACTCATTACATCCACAGAAATCTGGAGTTGAAGTGTCAAGTGCATCAAGAGTTCCACTTGAGGTTCTGAAAGATGACATTTCTCTGCCTATCAAAAAGATGTATCCTGACATGACAGAAGTAAACATGACTAAAAGTGCAGACTATAGAGGGATCAACTACAGAAATAGAATGATCGTTATCTGTGGTTTTACTGATGGGCTGCCTGAATTTGGAGAGATAATCAGATTATGTGTTGTTCAGGGTACACTGAATTTCATTGTCAGCAAGTTTTCGTCTTGGTTTAGGGAGCACTACCGGGCCTTTGAACTGCAACCATGTACAAGTGGCAAAATGTCCCTGATAACATATGATGAACTGGCAGAGAAGTACCCATTAAATGACTACTTCATTGGTCCCCTTCGAATGGTTACATTGAAAAGATATCCTTACATCAAAAGCACACAATGAATATGTGAGTAAACAGCTGTAATTAATACCTTACTCAATATGCACTTTAATCTCACTGGCATAAGCACCTAAAGTAGCATCTGGCTTTATTGTGATGTTCAGCCACTAACTCCTTGTGACTTGTTGAATCTAACAGTCTGTTAGGCCCATCAGTACATCTTCTAGACAAGAAAACCTTTAATCTGTGTTTATGTTGAGATTAGCCAGAATTTTTCTCACTTCTCTGTTAAGTACCGTTGTGAAACATGTTGACATCTCAATTTTAATACTTTCAATTTTGTACGTAGTTACTGGATTTATGttcatgtatatatattttttcttttctagacTGAAGCACGGAATCGAATGATGGCTGAACCAGTAAAACTGCGGATCATCCTTGGTTCCAACAATACTGAAAAACTGACGATAGCATCGGGCATGCCAAAGTCTGTGGAGGATCTTTCAGATGAGAGCAAACGTCAGTTTGATATTCAGGGGGACATTAGACTCCAGTACATGGACAGTGACTTTGATAATGAGTTTATCAACCTTAAACGAATGGATGATATTCAGGACAAGAGCACAGTGAAAGTCATCTGTCTGACTGATGCTTCAGACTTTGGTGAAGTTGGGATGAACCAAAGTGGGGAAGAAACGTCACTATCATCTTCTGACACACTATTACTTTCATCCTCTGACTCCGAAACTGCTCGATCTCAGTGGCCTGCAGAATTCCAAATACCAAAGTTTCCGTATGACGTGGAGATGCAACTTCAAAGTGCAAACCAGGCTTTCATATCAAATGGAATTCTTCTGAACCCAGGACACAAACTTAAGTCAGACATTTTAGAAGCTCTAGCTGAGAAAATCATGACGTTTAAGGCATATCCTTCAAACTTGGAAATAGAATCTGTTGCTGAAGCTTTAATCAAAGCACATCCATGCTTAAGAGAACAAGGATCTTTCAGTGGTTTCTACGGATGGAAGATTAGCCTCAAGTACAAGATGGCAAATTATAGGACAAAGCTTAGAAACTTGGGGTGCCCAGAAGTGAGCATTAATTCCCTCAAGCACAAACCAACCGATCGATGTCACCCAGCATATGCTGTCAAAAAACCTAGAAAGGCAGAGGTAAATTTTTGTCCTCCTTATCCGGCTGGAGAGACCCAGGACAGCCTTGAAAGGGAGAGATTGGCATTGCTAACTGAGGTCAAGAAGAAGCATAATGAGATAGTTATCAAAGAGAAGATGGCCAGGACCTTTGCATACAGGAGGCAGGAACTTGTCAAAAACAATCCCATGATCGCCGACTTCAAGATCAGATGGCCAGGACTATTTAGTGTGGCTGAGGTATGAATCtttataaataacaataaaagctgtaatGGCTCCAGTAGTATGTATATGTGTACGTatagtatatataaatatagttacagtacagtatgttgtgtttgttgacatGTTTTTAGGTAGAAGCAGAATTTGTAAGGATTACTACTGCTCCACTGGTTCCGAGGTTTCTTGCACAACTTGACCAATACACTGACCAACTAATAAAAGTCTTCAAGAATAAAGGAGGCGCTGCAGGGAGGAAAATCAGGCAAATTTTGGCCCCAGCCACACAGGTGCGTTTTTCTGTTCGCAGCAAAATGTTATGGCATTATAAGATCACTTTCAAATTTAAACAGCTAGTGTATAGTACCTGCAAGTTCCATTTTGGTATGCAAAAAAAGATGCCGTATTAGTTTGTCTTTCCCTCTGTTGCTTAATATGGATATGTATAATATGGTGGAAACCCTGCCCACATGTTAAATATTCATGTGATCATTAATTGGTCTTGTGTACATGTCTGTGTCAGCAGTGGATATGTCATTCATTTTGCATATACTGTCAGTTTGTGTCATTCTAAagtatttctgttttctctttctgtacCTCTGTCACTCTCTCCAGAATGAAACTATTGAAAAGAGGAGGGAGTGTGTCCTCAGGGCACTACCTCTTTACCTAAATGAAGACCCAAGCATCCTCTTTAAAGAATACCTGGTTGGTAATTTTAGCGTAGTCTTTATCTGTATTAAACCAAATCTTGAATAACTAATGTTGTCACATTGTTATAATTTGCATGGAATCTGTTTAAATGCTTTGGGGAAATGTTAGGAGTTTTCCTGTAATGCAACTCAGGTCAGAATAAATGACACTCAGACAGGTTTGCAGGTTTAACGTGCACATGGGTGAGAGTTCAAACGGAGACTCACACTCCGCAGCAGTCGCCACCCTTTATTTATACTCAAGCATGTTTGCGTCACAGTCACATGAGTGGAAGAGATAACATATAACAGTAGAGACTTCATCACATGCAGGAAGAGATAACATACAATGGTAGAGACTTTGTGCTGAGCTTGCACAGTGTAACTTCTCTAGTACAAAGAGCAAACACATCTAGAGAACCTCAAATGAAATGTACTTCTATacataaacataataaaatctTTCAACAGGAATCTTTATGTATACACACATTTCAGGAAGAGTTATGCAATGTAATGCAATCCAATACTAAAAAGTTAGTAATACATAATACTTAGAGgatgcatatatatataatggtGATtctatttagtatttatttatttaacattttttgttaaAACTGTAGTCGAAAATAATGGCGCACCAGGGTGCAGAATCATTAGTCTTCCTGatattgtgtttatttcattaaaGGGTgactttggctttttttttttttaaggatgcatttttctgtgtttttgtgtctaatTCCCAATGCGatgggtttttgttttactcTCTGTTTTAAAGGATTCTGATGCTACAGCTGTTCAAAGGGAGCTGGAACAAATTACCCTTGGTATCTTCACCATCAGTGTTGAAGGAGGTGATGCCAGCACTCCTCCAGCTGATGTGGGTATAACCATCGAGGGTGTTGAAGTTCTGCATGACCTGGGAGACATGGCCTCTGCGTGTGCGGTCTTAATGGGTGTGATATATGCACTCAATCTCAGTTATCCTCGGGAACTGAAAGCTTTCTTTGAGGTACTTCAGAAGGTCTTCCTTCATCTGGATGCCAGCAGACTCTCAACAAAGGTACAGATGCTCAAGAATAAACTGTATGAATAATCCAACCCTTCTTTTATTTGGATGAATGTTCTGTCAGATGGACAGAAGTTTTTGGGAGGCgaataaaatggaaatttggtttaaaaaaatgttgttttttttggtggggggggGAACCAAAATTTGAGAGagatttaaaacatttgtttgtaaACAATTGCAATTACAGAGGTTTTACTCTTTTTGGGGGCGGGGGGGTTTAGGGCCTACTAAAAGATTATTCAAAGTatttagatttaaatggttTCATTGAGAGACGATACAGGATGAATGTGCATTTTGCcgcattttaaaaaagaacaattctttccatgttaaaatgtttgccACTTGAGTTTTTTCCCTATACAGTGGTAAAATAAATGCTGTCAGTGGCAAGTGTTAAATGAGTTCTGTTAAGCTGctgcaaaaaactgaaaactggcAAGCTGTTTTATTGTCAGATCATaatgtttgcatattttattCAAGTTTTATTTGGGATGGTGATATCATTTTGGGAATATTAGTAgactatttgtttttattattattattattattattattattattacttttttttttatctaaccTGGTGACTGGAACCTGTTTATTCTGTTCTTCACAAATTTGTCATGGGATGCCGTCCAGGATTGTGGCTGTTAAGGTGAACAGTTCATTTTGATTTGTTAAAGGTTTTGTGGTCAACCTATTATGTGatcttaaatgttttttcttctgtttctggcagagacatttaatttaaaatcgtTATTTTTATGGTGCATCTGTGTGCATACTATTAGTTACTAACCTTAATGGGTTAATAATGTGTGGTGCAGCTGTTTtgttaaagaaatgtttaatgAATGTCTTGGCAAtaaaggaaattaaagaaaataagtgGCTTGTATTAAATTCATTTGtgtggaacctgttgacaaaatagATTTGTGTAAAACTAATTAGTAAAGCACAATTTTgctgaaaatataatattttaattaatctaacttaaatttaacatttaaaaaccacaaacaagaAATGTGTTCACAAAACGAATCTAATCTATCTAACCTGTAAATACATAATTTATGTCCATACAACATAACTTGTTTTAGGTGGTCTTAAATATTGCTTGTTAATTAATCCTAAATAGATTTATAAAATTGGCTCACTTCAAAAGGATTGTTTTACTGTAATGCAAGTTTATTAAATTAGATGACCTaaagatttttgctttaaactaaCACAATTCAATTTCgtggaacctgttgacaaaataattttaattaaagtcaacgtttcatttttttgagtgtaattgcccagtgcgattacagcatacaatattattgtcactgctacatttctgtgatgggtaccagaaattatttctactactaattaattaccattgagctcaaaggtcctattaataaacggttaacgaatgtgtatttatgaagacgatttgtgagactggtaaacttacctttgttcgtacgatggtctttactttctacacggtgcatttcaaggtcctgtacccgtccgtcggtaaactgtacctgggcttgttgcagtgacctgaagttactaaacttcacgagtgtatgcactcactccaagaaccgtataattataaatatgagcgtggtgaagttgggcagcacgctaacgtattttgtccctctgtgtgctcgtaaggatctaacactttcactggtttgattttttcctcgtatcttttctttgacttttcattaagtctgtctttgtacggaccggcattgttctccttcgttttgtacatacctttttggggggcaaagaaaaagcaagaatttattggaaccgaagaatgaacgttttgcggtgctgcaaatgcttccATTTGATgcaggtacttggattgttttgccacgagttaccggcatgcaatgcgcgaaagtcacgtggtctgtcaatctctattgtCAACTGCTGTTTTTGACTGTGTCAGTCCAACTGACATTACCCCTTACAAAGCTCATTCTTTGACAATTTGATCCATTTCAAGTCATCAGTCTTCATCTTTGAGCTACAATAAAACTGTACCAGGTCTTCTAAAACCCTTTACCATCTTCCCCTTTTTGTATAAAGGTCATTTTTTATTCTTACAGTTCTTCAGTTCTACAGTTCTGACTCTAACTCCTGTTATCTT
This DNA window, taken from Astatotilapia calliptera chromosome 5, fAstCal1.2, whole genome shotgun sequence, encodes the following:
- the LOC113022713 gene encoding uncharacterized protein LOC113022713 isoform X2; this translates as MVTIDPPPQHDVNNYAGEQPSEPNTGVDLEISEGLTTIAKAGKIEYDLSWDQRQVLTEADNFITPVCVKEEHIECDISLEQHLGLGEANNDFTSDCFENGSKEEEEEDITDTNQIHVAGTRLEASANSSTDEAAEDGDCTSDESEADCQIEEGTSESHTFKKGSETSNTKTEARNRMMAEPVKLRIILGSNNTEKLTIASGMPKSVEDLSDESKRQFDIQGDIRLQYMDSDFDNEFINLKRMDDIQDKSTVKVICLTDASDFGEVGMNQSGEETSLSSSDTLLLSSSDSETARSQWPAEFQIPKFPYDVEMQLQSANQAFISNGILLNPGHKLKSDILEALAEKIMTFKAYPSNLEIESVAEALIKAHPCLREQGSFSGFYGWKISLKYKMANYRTKLRNLGCPEVSINSLKHKPTDRCHPAYAVKKPRKAEVNFCPPYPAGETQDSLERERLALLTEVKKKHNEIVIKEKMARTFAYRRQELVKNNPMIADFKIRWPGLFSVAEVEAEFVRITTAPLVPRFLAQLDQYTDQLIKVFKNKGGAAGRKIRQILAPATQNETIEKRRECVLRALPLYLNEDPSILFKEYLDSDATAVQRELEQITLGIFTISVEGGDASTPPADVGITIEGVEVLHDLGDMASACAVLMGVIYALNLSYPRELKAFFEVLQKVFLHLDASRLSTKVQMLKNKLYE
- the LOC113022713 gene encoding uncharacterized protein LOC113022713 isoform X1 → MSSVRLQGFRSFLTERLTAVAMEVFGEVESIVVECCEENKRLRDILHMVLNPEIKLHRIDVNNYAGEQPSEPNTGVDLEISEGLTTIAKAGKIEYDLSWDQRQVLTEADNFITPVCVKEEHIECDISLEQHLGLGEANNDFTSDCFENGSKEEEEEDITDTNQIHVAGTRLEASANSSTDEAAEDGDCTSDESEADCQIEEGTSESHTFKKGSETSNTKTEARNRMMAEPVKLRIILGSNNTEKLTIASGMPKSVEDLSDESKRQFDIQGDIRLQYMDSDFDNEFINLKRMDDIQDKSTVKVICLTDASDFGEVGMNQSGEETSLSSSDTLLLSSSDSETARSQWPAEFQIPKFPYDVEMQLQSANQAFISNGILLNPGHKLKSDILEALAEKIMTFKAYPSNLEIESVAEALIKAHPCLREQGSFSGFYGWKISLKYKMANYRTKLRNLGCPEVSINSLKHKPTDRCHPAYAVKKPRKAEVNFCPPYPAGETQDSLERERLALLTEVKKKHNEIVIKEKMARTFAYRRQELVKNNPMIADFKIRWPGLFSVAEVEAEFVRITTAPLVPRFLAQLDQYTDQLIKVFKNKGGAAGRKIRQILAPATQNETIEKRRECVLRALPLYLNEDPSILFKEYLDSDATAVQRELEQITLGIFTISVEGGDASTPPADVGITIEGVEVLHDLGDMASACAVLMGVIYALNLSYPRELKAFFEVLQKVFLHLDASRLSTKVQMLKNKLYE